One region of Culex pipiens pallens isolate TS chromosome 2, TS_CPP_V2, whole genome shotgun sequence genomic DNA includes:
- the LOC120412703 gene encoding ATP-binding cassette sub-family G member 4-like yields MSTLVQLELDESGEDRRKLLDHQMALEFTNICFKGERKDGDGRKTILENVSGRFAPGRLTAILGPSGAGKSSLLNILSGFKKHGVIGSVMVNGETLGEESFRNKCVYIAQDFDLCDHLTVLETLDYAAELKMTGSSSPMVRKKKVNDILDVLGLRHAIATLVKNLSGGEKKRLSIGIELVTNPPIILLDEPTSGLDSVSAMQLVTYIKTLAAEGRTIVSVIHQPASSLFRLFDDLFLLSAGKCIYSGPLDGMVASFGEAGFHCPKYYNRADFALEIASMPSCPGIELLTLRYNNSAFVRTSIGDDYCAAKDQKMGMVADGTPYRNTCLVAATGSSRRYAIPQWKQFSVLLRRSLRSTARDFFFAQLRVIAHILVAFLLGMVFYNCGKDASTAMTNVAAMFFFHMFIFFGNAMPCTITFPLEAKVFVREHLNNWYSLEAYYVSKIFADLPLQLLCPSIFVIITYFLTGQPMEPSRFVMFWAITLLLGIFAQTVGLLSGAAFGIQMATFFVPCLTIPSLLFSGFFIKSYELLDFLQPLPYTSFFRYSMQGSLQAIYGYNRTDYPCSEVLCYYNRPGKLLKFMDTPETGFEWNVLAMVGFIALFQALLYFSLRRRLKAFQ; encoded by the exons ATGTCGACGTTGGTTCAGCTAGAGCTGGACGAGTCGGGCGAGGATCGACGGAAGCTGCTCGATCACCAGATGGCACTGGAGTTTACCAATATCTGCTTCAAGGGGGAGAGGAAGGATGGGGATGGGAGGAAGACGATCCTGGAGAATGTCTCCGGGAGGTTCGCCCCGGGACGGTTGACGGCGATCTTGGGGCCGTCCGGGGCGGGCAAGTCTTCGCTGCTGAACATACTGTCGGGGTTCAA GAAGCATGGCGTGATCGGTTCGGTGATGGTCAACGGAGAAACGCTGGGCGAGGAGTCGTTCCGGAACAAGTGCGTCTACATTGCGCAGGATTTCGACCTGTGCGATCACCTGACCGTGCTTGAAACCCTAGATTACGCGGCAGAACTCAAAATGACCGGATCATCTTCACCAATGGTCCGCAAAAAGAAGGTCAACGACATTCTGGACGTTCTCGGACTTCGGCACGCCATAGCAACCCTGGTCAAGAATCTCTCCGGAGGTGAAAAGAAACGTCTCTCGATCGGGATCGAGCTGGTCACGAACCCCCCAATAATCCTGCTTGACGAACCCACAAGCGGTCTCGACAGTGTCTCCGCGATGCAACTCGTCACCTACATAAAAACCCTGGCGGCCGAAGGCCGCACCATCGTCTCCGTAATCCACCAACCAGCCTCCAGCCTCTTCCGGCTATTCGACGACCTCTTCCTGCTCTCCGCTGGCAAGTGCATCTACAGTGGTCCCCTGGACGGAATGGTGGCCAGCTTTGGCGAGGCCGGTTTTCACTGTCCAAAGTACTACAATCGGGCGGATTTCGCGCTGGAAATTGCCTCGATGCCAAGCTGTCCCGGAATTGAGCTGCTAACCCTGCGGTACAACAACTCGGCCTTTGTGCGGACTTCGATCGGGGATGATTACTGTGCGGCGAAGGATCAGAAAATGGGAATGGTGGCGGATGGGACGCCGTACAGGAATACCTGCTTGGTGGCGGCGACCGGAAGTAGTAGGCGGTATGCGATACCGCAGTGGAAGCAGTTTAGTGTTTTGCTGAGGAGGTCGCTGAGGTCGACGGCGAGGGATTTC TTCTTCGCCCAGCTCCGCGTAATCGCCCACATCCTGGTGGCGTTCCTGCTCGGCATGGTTTTCTACAACTGCGGCAAGGATGCCTCAACCGCAATGACAAACGTCGCCGCTATGTTCTTCTTCCACATGTTCATCTTCTTCGGCAACGCCATGCCCTGCACCATCACCT TCCCCCTGGAAGCCAAAGTATTCGTCCGCGAGCACCTCAACAACTGGTACTCACTCGAAGCCTACTACGTTTCCAAAATCTTCGCCGACCTGCCCCTCCAGCTGCTCTGCCCCTCCATCTTCGTCATCATAACCTACTTCCTAACCGGTCAACCCATGGAACCCTCCCGCTTCGTCATGTTCTGGGCCATCACCCTGCTGCTCGGAATCTTCGCCCAAACCGTTGGCCTTCTTTCCGGCGCCGCTTTCGGCATCCAAATGGCCACCTTCTTCGTCCCCTGCCTAACCATCCCCTCCCTGCTGTTTTCCGGCTTCTTCATCAAATCCTACGAACTACTGGACTTCCTGCAACCCCTCCCCTACACGTCCTTCTTCCGGTACAGCATGCAGGGCTCCCTCCAGGCCATCTACGGGTACAACCGGACGGACTATCCCTGCTCGGAGGTGCTCTGCTACTACAACCGGCCCGGGAAGTTGCTCAAGTTTATGGACACGCCGGAAACGGGTTTCGAGTGGAACGTGCTTGCTATGGTTGGATTTATTGCGCTGTTCCAGGCGTTGCTGTACTTTTCCCTGCGCCGGCGGTTGAAGGCATTCCAGTGA
- the LOC120412680 gene encoding ATP-binding cassette sub-family G member 4-like: MPAVDEGIELTPKGQQPLLNFVPSTVRFQNICYNVDGKDILTNVSGRFKHGRLVALMGPSGAGKSSLLNVLAGVGMVGLSGEVTINGEPVEENDPRSVYVEQDCPLLSYLTVRGTMTYAVDMKMSRRTSRKEKRNKIKEILSLLGLDTCARTLVKNISGGEQKRLSVAVELITNPAVMLLDEPTSGLDSASSMQLVSHLKSLAMGGRTIVCTIHQPASSLFQLFDDVFLLVKGRCLYSGPVEGMIGTLEEGGFRCPEYYNPADFAIEVLLDADVEAKEAMIAKTSAEMRELFEAGPSSPSLQRGDGMVRRYQVPFWYQFLVLLKRSAISSTKDEFYFRIRFGFYIAIGLVFGVVHYNIGNDAAKVIANIGCFFQLFNFVYFVNSIAVINYAEEADVSIKEIANNWYSRDAYFFSKLLNDLPMQILCPTVMLPSLYYLTNQPLEFNRIAMLWVIFLLGGLVGQCIGLLVGVCFGPKTRNFILGNTCIVAVLFSGYVITSSNLAWYLKPLCYLSFQWYMNQGSLLALYGYGRGSLKCDQVYCYLKKPSVILEEFDVQTERIEDCLWPLVTMVGILYVLTYVAFVVRLRRMK, encoded by the exons ATGCCCGCCGTCGATGAGGGCATCGAGCTGACCCCGAAGGGTCAGCAGCCACTGCTCAATTTTGTTCCGTCGACGGTCCGTTTTCAGAACATTTGCTACAATGTTGATG GCAAGGACATCCTGACCAACGTTTCCGGACGTTTCAAGCATGGCCGGTTGGTGGCCCTGATGGGGCCATCCGGAGCGGGGAAATCGTCCCTGTTGAACGTGTTGGCTGGGGTTGGGATGGTGGGGTTGAGTGGGGAGGTTACCATCAATGGAGAGCCCGTCGAAGAGAATGATCCGAGGAGTGTGTACGTGGAGCAGGATTGTCCACTGTTGAGTTACTTGACGGTACGGGGGACGATGACGTACGCTGTGGATATGAAAATGAGCAGGAGGACGTCGAGGAAGGAGAAGAGGAATAAG ATCAAAGAAATCCTCTCCCTGCTCGGCCTGGACACGTGCGCCCGCACTCTGGTCAAGAACATTTCCGGCGGCGAGCAGAAACGCCTCTCGGTGGCCGTCGAACTCATCACCAACCCAGCGGTAATGCTCCTGGATGAACCCACCAGTGGTCTGGACAGTGCCTCCTCAATGCAACTTGTGTCTCACCTGAAGTCCCTCGCGATGGGAGGTCGCACGATCGTTTGTACGATCCACCAACCGGCGTCCAGCTTGTTCCAGCTGTTTGACGACGTGTTCTTGCTGGTGAAGGGACGGTGCTTGTACTCTGGGCCAGTTGAAGGGATGATCGGAACGCTGGAGGAGGGAGGTTTCCGATGTCCGGAGTACTACAACCCGGCGGATTTCGCGATCGAGGTGCTGCTGGATGCAGATGTAGAGGCTAAAGAGGCGATGATCGCGAAGACCTCGGCTGAGATGCGGGAACTGTTTGAGGCTGGTCCTTCCAGTCCCAGTCTGCAGCGGGGAGATGGGATGGTTCGACGGTACCAGGTTCCGTTCTGGTATCAGTTCTTGGTGTTGCTCAAACGATCGGCGATCTCCAGTACCAAAGATGAGTTCTACTTTAGGATACGGTTTGGCTTTTACATCGCGATAGGACTTGTGTTTGGAGTGGTGCACTACAACATAGGAAACGACGCTGCCAAAGTGATCGCGAACATCGGGTGCTTCTTCCAGCTGTTCAACTTTGTCTACTTTGTCAACTCAATCGCTGTGATCAATT ACGCCGAAGAAGCGGACGTCTCGATCAAGGAGATTGCCAACAACTGGTACTCCCGTGACGCGTACTTCTTCTCCAAACTGCTCAACGATCTCCCGATGCAGATTCTGTGTCCAACGGTGATGTTACCGTCCCTCTACTATCTAACCAACCAACCCCTAGAATTCAACCGCATCGCCATGCTCTGGGTGATCTTCCTGCTTGGAGGCCTCGTCGGCCAATGCATTGGACTGCTGGTCGGGGTCTGCTTCGGACCAAAAACCCGGAACTTCATCCTCGGCAACACTTGCATCGTAGCGGTCCTCTTTTCCGGCTACGTGATCACGTCGTCAAATCTGGCGTGGTACCTAAAACCACTGTGTTACCTTTCATTTCAGTGGTACATGAATCAGGGCTCACTGTTGGCGCTGTATGGATATGGTAGGGGAAGTCTGAAATGTGATCAAGTGTATTGCTATCTGAAGAAACCGAGCGTCATTTTGGAGGAGTTTGACGTGCAAACGGAGCGGATCGAGGACTGTTTGTGGCCGCTGGTGACGATGGTGGGAATTTTGTATGTGCTGACGTACGTGGCATTTGTTGTTAGGTTAAGGAGgatgaagtaa